Proteins encoded together in one uncultured Desulfosarcina sp. window:
- a CDS encoding long-chain-fatty-acid--CoA ligase — protein sequence MSESSVNYDVLSPVKFLLRSAEVFPQKEAVIYGDTRRTYRQFYERVNRLASALKAKGIGKGDKVAFICPNTPPMLEAHYAVPMIGAALVSINIRLSANEIAYIVNHSDAKALFVDNEFAGLIGPVLSQLKKVHTVVNICDVSDEKPLDGPSYEEFLAGGDPAPVAIEVDDERQIATINYTSGTTGLPKGVMYHHRGAYLNAIGEQLEFGTSANSVYLWTLPMFHCNGWCFTWGITALGATHVCLRKVVPEEIFKIVGEEGVTHLCAAPTILIGMSTYATENSIQLEKKLEIMTAGAPPAPTVIQNMESIGANITQTYGLTEVFGPHSVCQWQTQWDNLSADERSQLKSRQGVPYIVAQYMDVVNPETMQPVPRDGQTMGEIVMRGNNVMLGYYNDPEATETAFKGGWFHSGDLAVMHPDNYIQIMDRKKDIIISGGENISTVEVENVLYRHPDILEVAVVPVPDTKWGEVPKAFVVAKSNSSPTAEDIIAFCKENLARFKAPKYVEFGELPKTATGKIQKFKLREKEWAGRDRMVN from the coding sequence ATGAGTGAATCCTCCGTCAACTATGATGTTCTCAGTCCGGTAAAATTTCTGCTGCGCAGCGCCGAGGTGTTTCCTCAAAAGGAGGCCGTAATTTACGGGGACACCCGTCGAACCTACCGGCAGTTTTATGAGCGGGTCAACCGGTTGGCCAGCGCCCTGAAAGCCAAAGGAATCGGCAAGGGCGACAAGGTGGCGTTCATCTGCCCCAATACGCCTCCCATGCTGGAAGCCCACTACGCGGTCCCCATGATCGGCGCTGCCCTGGTGAGCATCAACATTCGCCTGTCAGCCAATGAGATCGCTTACATCGTCAACCATTCGGATGCCAAGGCACTATTTGTGGACAACGAGTTCGCCGGATTGATCGGGCCGGTTCTGTCCCAACTGAAAAAGGTCCATACCGTCGTGAACATCTGCGACGTCAGCGATGAGAAGCCGCTGGACGGACCATCATACGAAGAATTTCTGGCCGGCGGCGATCCCGCTCCGGTGGCCATAGAAGTGGACGACGAACGCCAGATCGCCACCATCAACTACACCAGCGGCACGACCGGACTGCCCAAGGGCGTCATGTACCATCACCGCGGCGCCTATCTCAACGCCATCGGAGAACAGCTCGAGTTCGGAACCAGCGCCAATTCCGTTTACCTGTGGACCCTGCCCATGTTTCACTGCAACGGCTGGTGCTTCACCTGGGGCATCACGGCCCTGGGGGCCACCCACGTCTGCCTGCGCAAAGTCGTTCCGGAAGAGATCTTCAAAATTGTGGGCGAGGAAGGGGTGACCCACCTTTGCGCCGCCCCCACCATCCTTATCGGCATGTCGACCTACGCCACCGAGAACAGCATCCAACTGGAGAAAAAGCTCGAAATCATGACGGCCGGTGCGCCCCCTGCACCCACGGTCATCCAGAATATGGAAAGCATCGGCGCCAACATCACCCAGACCTACGGATTGACCGAGGTCTTCGGTCCCCACAGCGTATGCCAGTGGCAAACCCAATGGGACAACCTTTCGGCCGATGAGCGGTCCCAGCTCAAGTCCCGCCAGGGGGTGCCCTATATCGTCGCCCAGTACATGGATGTCGTCAACCCGGAAACCATGCAGCCGGTTCCCCGCGACGGCCAGACCATGGGAGAAATCGTCATGCGCGGCAACAACGTCATGCTGGGCTATTACAACGATCCGGAGGCCACCGAAACCGCCTTCAAGGGCGGCTGGTTCCACAGCGGAGACCTGGCCGTGATGCATCCGGACAATTACATCCAGATCATGGATCGCAAAAAAGACATCATTATCAGCGGCGGCGAGAACATCTCCACCGTCGAGGTGGAAAACGTTCTCTACCGCCACCCCGATATTCTCGAAGTCGCCGTCGTTCCGGTTCCCGACACCAAATGGGGAGAGGTTCCCAAGGCCTTCGTGGTCGCCAAATCCAACAGCTCTCCGACGGCCGAGGATATCATCGCCTTCTGCAAGGAAAACCTGGCGCGCTTCAAGGCTCCCAAATACGTCGAATTCGGCGAACTGCCGAAAACCGCCACCGGCAAAATTCAAAAGTTTAAATTGCGGGAAAAAGAATGGGCCGGCAGGGATCGCATGGTGAACTGA
- a CDS encoding AbrB/MazE/SpoVT family DNA-binding domain-containing protein produces the protein MLAKIQKWGNSQGLRLTKNLLADAQLDVGDEVDISIKDGIMIITPAKTFRGKHNLKDLVARIPENYQAEEVDWGTAVGKEVW, from the coding sequence ATGCTCGCAAAAATTCAGAAATGGGGCAATAGTCAAGGGCTTCGTCTTACAAAGAACCTTCTTGCCGATGCTCAGCTTGACGTCGGCGATGAGGTGGATATCAGCATAAAAGACGGAATTATGATAATAACGCCTGCGAAAACGTTTCGTGGCAAACACAATCTTAAGGATCTTGTCGCACGGATTCCTGAAAATTATCAAGCCGAAGAGGTTGACTGGGGTACCGCGGTTGGCAAGGAGGTCTGGTAA
- a CDS encoding solute carrier family 23 protein, producing the protein MAFSVYRRNEGEEQPYWPLGPFKIRLPLIHYSWEWVEFVQAMILFVVSLAMIPLLEKHLGLPYEVALAYVFVCGVGFMLPAFLGVPMVPGWITPAIPVVLLYLSQFEPGPEAIQALVALQLLVAAIFLLLGVTKLSSKVVKNVPPSIKAGILLGAGVAAFMGELKMGGRIPNTPIAIGLGSLICFYMLFSVSFLKLREKNGFAKLLGKYGMVPAMILAIGIGMLVKEYPVPDIQFGITVPAFKEMWHYLPFTVGFPSLDLFAKALPTAIIAYIIAFGDVIVGTVLVNSASAETRADEKVDTDVDRIHLVTGVRNVLHAFLAPYPGLAGPIWTAVTATVADRYRQGRQAMDSIFSGSGTFWIAGFIALFILPLVSFFKPFLPIGLSLTLVVTGYLCIITAFKQIENPAELGVAGTMAIVLAMHGAAWGLGIGILLHILMERKLFSFADETSS; encoded by the coding sequence ATGGCGTTTTCCGTGTACCGACGAAACGAAGGAGAAGAACAACCGTACTGGCCGCTGGGTCCTTTCAAAATAAGACTGCCCTTGATCCACTACAGTTGGGAATGGGTGGAATTCGTTCAGGCCATGATCCTCTTTGTGGTGAGCCTGGCCATGATTCCCCTGCTCGAAAAGCATCTGGGCCTGCCCTATGAAGTGGCCCTGGCCTATGTGTTTGTCTGCGGCGTCGGTTTCATGCTGCCGGCATTTTTGGGCGTACCCATGGTTCCCGGCTGGATCACGCCGGCCATTCCCGTGGTGCTGCTGTATTTGTCTCAGTTCGAACCCGGCCCCGAGGCCATCCAGGCGCTGGTTGCGCTCCAGTTGCTGGTTGCCGCGATCTTTCTTCTGCTTGGCGTCACCAAGCTGAGCAGCAAGGTGGTAAAAAACGTACCGCCCTCCATAAAGGCAGGCATCCTGCTGGGAGCCGGGGTGGCGGCGTTCATGGGTGAGCTGAAAATGGGCGGACGCATTCCCAACACCCCCATCGCCATTGGCCTGGGCTCGCTGATCTGCTTCTACATGCTCTTTTCGGTCTCCTTTTTAAAGCTGCGAGAGAAAAACGGGTTTGCCAAACTGTTAGGAAAATACGGCATGGTTCCCGCCATGATTCTGGCCATTGGCATTGGGATGCTGGTCAAGGAATATCCGGTTCCCGATATTCAATTCGGCATCACGGTCCCAGCCTTCAAAGAGATGTGGCACTATCTTCCCTTTACGGTCGGGTTCCCGAGCCTGGATCTTTTTGCCAAGGCCCTGCCCACAGCCATCATTGCCTATATCATTGCCTTCGGCGACGTCATTGTCGGCACGGTGCTGGTAAACAGCGCCTCGGCCGAAACGCGTGCTGACGAGAAGGTGGATACAGATGTCGACCGCATCCATCTGGTAACCGGTGTGCGCAACGTGTTGCACGCGTTCCTGGCTCCTTATCCGGGTCTGGCGGGCCCCATCTGGACGGCGGTAACCGCTACGGTGGCGGACCGCTACCGCCAGGGCCGGCAGGCGATGGACTCTATTTTCAGCGGCAGCGGAACCTTCTGGATCGCAGGCTTCATAGCGCTGTTTATCCTGCCGCTGGTCAGTTTCTTCAAACCATTCCTGCCCATCGGTTTGTCCTTGACCCTGGTGGTCACCGGCTACCTGTGCATTATTACCGCGTTCAAGCAGATCGAGAACCCGGCGGAACTGGGCGTTGCCGGCACCATGGCCATCGTTCTGGCCATGCACGGCGCCGCATGGGGACTGGGGATCGGCATCCTGCTGCATATCCTGATGGAGAGAAAACTCTTCTCGTTTGCCGATGAGACCTCTTCCTGA
- the lipA gene encoding lipoyl synthase, whose amino-acid sequence MNPKPSPIRTGKPAWLRRKLPSGPSYERIRSMIDKGRLHTVCQEANCPNQFECFSAHTATFLIMGGTCTRNCRFCNIDGGQPGPLDPDEPRRVAQAAADMKLRYVVVTSVTRDDLPDGGAAHFAATIRALKEKISGVQVEVLIPDFQGDRKALETVMDARPEVLNHNMETVARLYPTVRPEADYRRSLELLARVKQIDPAIPAKSGIMLGLGESEDEVRQTIVDIHATGCRMLTIGQYLQPTANHLPVVEFVPPETFDRWRQIALEIGFDKVASGPFVRSSYHAGEMYSDKQP is encoded by the coding sequence ATGAACCCTAAGCCTTCCCCCATCCGCACCGGCAAACCTGCCTGGCTGAGAAGAAAACTTCCATCGGGCCCGTCGTACGAGCGCATCCGCTCCATGATCGACAAAGGCCGGCTGCACACCGTGTGTCAGGAGGCCAACTGCCCCAACCAGTTCGAATGCTTCTCCGCCCACACGGCCACGTTTCTGATCATGGGGGGCACCTGCACCCGCAACTGCCGTTTCTGCAACATCGACGGCGGCCAACCGGGCCCTTTGGACCCGGACGAACCCCGGCGGGTGGCCCAAGCCGCCGCCGACATGAAGCTGCGCTACGTGGTCGTTACCTCGGTGACCCGGGACGACCTGCCGGACGGCGGGGCCGCTCATTTCGCCGCCACCATTCGTGCCCTGAAAGAAAAAATCTCCGGCGTTCAGGTGGAAGTTCTCATCCCGGACTTTCAGGGCGACCGGAAGGCCCTGGAAACCGTCATGGACGCCCGTCCGGAGGTGCTCAACCACAATATGGAAACGGTCGCGCGCCTTTACCCGACGGTTCGCCCCGAGGCGGACTACCGCCGCTCCCTGGAACTGCTGGCCCGCGTCAAACAGATCGATCCGGCCATCCCGGCCAAATCCGGCATCATGCTGGGTTTGGGCGAGTCCGAGGACGAGGTCCGGCAGACCATCGTCGACATTCATGCAACCGGTTGCCGCATGCTGACCATCGGCCAGTACCTGCAACCCACCGCAAACCATCTGCCCGTGGTCGAGTTTGTTCCGCCGGAAACGTTCGACCGCTGGCGCCAGATTGCCCTGGAAATTGGCTTCGACAAGGTCGCCTCAGGTCCCTTTGTGAGAAGCTCCTACCATGCCGGAGAGATGTACTCTGACAAGCAGCCATAA
- the lipB gene encoding lipoyl(octanoyl) transferase LipB, which yields MPVTTEKKPKPPPPCWWVELPETEYQKALDLQLALVEAKTSGRLEADVILCLEHPRVFTLGRRGGRENLCVSDDFLTEKKVAVMPTDRGGNITYHGPGQMVVYPIIDINRRRIKVVDFVSGLEQAMIRTAAHWGINAGTDPKNRGVWLDGNKLGSIGITVRRGVSFHGLALNINTDMEPFDWINPCGLDRVRMTSFERYLGKPVPMDVVRRKMARHLSNVFGLALTNRSAEELYRDISGLRGFLKGIDATFNRERDRL from the coding sequence ATGCCGGTGACAACTGAGAAAAAGCCGAAGCCGCCCCCTCCCTGCTGGTGGGTCGAACTGCCGGAAACCGAGTACCAGAAGGCCCTCGACCTGCAACTGGCCCTCGTCGAGGCCAAGACCTCCGGCCGCCTGGAGGCCGACGTGATCTTGTGCCTGGAGCACCCTCGGGTGTTTACCCTGGGACGGCGCGGCGGACGGGAAAATCTGTGCGTCTCGGACGATTTCCTCACGGAGAAAAAGGTAGCCGTAATGCCCACCGACCGGGGCGGCAACATCACCTACCACGGTCCGGGCCAGATGGTGGTTTACCCCATCATCGACATCAACCGCCGGCGTATCAAAGTAGTGGACTTCGTTTCCGGCCTGGAACAGGCCATGATCCGCACCGCCGCCCACTGGGGGATAAATGCCGGCACCGATCCGAAAAACCGCGGCGTCTGGCTGGACGGCAACAAACTGGGCAGCATCGGCATCACCGTTCGCCGGGGCGTCAGCTTCCATGGCCTGGCCCTGAACATCAACACGGACATGGAGCCCTTCGACTGGATTAACCCTTGCGGCCTCGACCGGGTGCGCATGACCTCTTTCGAACGCTACCTGGGAAAGCCCGTCCCCATGGATGTGGTGCGCAGAAAAATGGCAAGGCATCTTTCCAACGTATTCGGACTTGCCTTGACAAACCGATCGGCAGAAGAACTATATCGTGATATTTCTGGCTTGCGGGGCTTTTTAAAAGGAATCGATGCAACGTTTAACCGTGAGAGAGATCGGTTATGA
- a CDS encoding type II toxin-antitoxin system PemK/MazF family toxin, with protein MAAYVPKQGDIIAITFDPQSGHEQKGRRPALVVSKDLFNRSTGLAIVCPITNTERGFPFHISIPQNSKLTGFIMVEQVKSVDFRARRAKRIEHGDDELLSEVLSILDACIY; from the coding sequence ATGGCCGCTTATGTCCCGAAACAAGGGGACATTATCGCGATTACCTTTGATCCTCAATCCGGTCATGAACAAAAAGGTCGGCGTCCTGCATTGGTTGTCAGCAAGGACCTATTCAATCGAAGCACCGGGTTGGCGATTGTATGCCCGATTACGAATACAGAGCGAGGTTTCCCCTTTCACATCAGCATCCCCCAAAATAGCAAACTCACCGGTTTCATCATGGTCGAGCAGGTTAAATCGGTTGACTTCCGTGCTCGCCGCGCCAAACGGATCGAGCATGGCGATGACGAATTGCTATCTGAAGTTTTGTCCATATTGGATGCCTGTATTTATTAG
- a CDS encoding cache domain-containing protein, with product MFKKIRIRHKLLFGYSLVLILSISMGSAFIYFFVRNQLTVSLENELNNTTRAIQNLVRTSASVSIKNHLRAVAEKNLDIIRYYYDQQQKGILSERQAKETVTQLLLAQKIGDSGYIYCLDSVGNVTLHPRPAVLWTNVANFAFVRTQMARKKGYVEYDWKNPGEPVARPKALYMLYFEPWDWIVSVSSYRSEFMSLVNVEDFEKSVLEHRFGETGYSFVIDGSGNAIIHPKIQGVNILESEDLPNQYLVQMQREKSGKMIYPWKNPDEIAARYKLVMFDHIPEFDWIVGACSYLDEFYAPLRTIRRMILATAVLTFLLLLPISFKISSSITRPLKNLIEHFNRMMKGDFSSRMVPASEDEIGQLALYYNRFADRIEAYRNDLEKQMDQRRQVEEALKESEARYRSVMEAAPDPIVVYDMQGLVTYFNPAFTRIFGWPLESCLGHKMDHFVPEENWEETHRMIAIMIAGETLSSVPTRRYNKSGRIVDVSISGATFRNRRGELEGSVIILRDVTKSQQLQQQVMDIGDQVRRRIGQDLHDDLCPHLIGIHGLNTVLAENLRESASPDVALAQKVVDLMESATEKARTLSRGLCPVHLVAHGLNAALEDIARQTEAVFAIDCRFESDDQVVVADNTIATHLYYIAQEAVQNAVKHAEADRIEIHLRGEGNRIHLKIVDNGKGLPEEMKSGGIGLQIMQYRAKIIHATFRIDSHVETGTAIDVFLKTTPFVSDGL from the coding sequence ATGTTTAAAAAAATCCGCATTCGGCACAAATTGCTGTTCGGTTACAGCCTGGTCCTGATTCTTTCCATATCCATGGGCAGCGCTTTCATCTATTTTTTCGTTCGCAACCAACTGACGGTCAGCCTGGAAAATGAATTGAACAATACGACCCGCGCGATCCAGAATCTGGTTCGCACCTCAGCCTCCGTTTCGATCAAAAATCACCTGCGGGCCGTGGCCGAAAAGAACCTCGATATCATTCGGTACTATTACGACCAGCAACAAAAAGGAATTCTGTCCGAAAGGCAGGCCAAAGAAACCGTCACCCAACTTTTGCTGGCCCAGAAGATCGGGGACTCGGGATATATCTACTGCCTCGACAGTGTCGGGAACGTAACCCTCCATCCCCGGCCGGCGGTTCTTTGGACCAATGTCGCCAATTTTGCCTTCGTCAGGACCCAGATGGCCAGAAAAAAGGGGTATGTGGAATATGATTGGAAGAATCCTGGCGAGCCCGTTGCCCGGCCCAAGGCCTTGTACATGCTCTATTTCGAACCCTGGGACTGGATCGTTTCGGTCTCCAGCTACCGCAGCGAGTTCATGAGCCTGGTCAATGTGGAAGATTTCGAAAAAAGCGTATTGGAACATCGTTTTGGGGAAACCGGATATTCCTTTGTCATCGATGGAAGCGGCAATGCCATCATCCATCCCAAAATCCAGGGGGTCAACATCCTGGAGAGCGAAGACCTGCCCAACCAGTATCTGGTTCAGATGCAGCGTGAAAAATCCGGGAAAATGATTTATCCGTGGAAGAATCCCGATGAAATCGCAGCCAGATACAAGCTGGTCATGTTCGACCACATTCCGGAGTTCGACTGGATCGTGGGGGCCTGCAGTTATCTTGATGAATTTTACGCCCCCTTGCGGACGATCCGCAGGATGATCCTGGCAACGGCAGTGTTGACCTTTCTGCTGCTGCTTCCCATCTCGTTTAAGATCAGCAGCTCTATCACCCGGCCGCTGAAGAACCTGATTGAGCATTTCAATCGCATGATGAAGGGGGATTTTTCTTCGCGCATGGTTCCAGCGTCCGAAGACGAGATCGGCCAGCTGGCCCTTTACTACAACCGATTTGCGGATCGCATCGAAGCCTACCGCAACGACCTGGAAAAACAGATGGACCAGCGCCGCCAGGTCGAAGAGGCATTAAAAGAGAGTGAAGCGCGCTACCGGTCTGTTATGGAGGCCGCTCCCGACCCCATTGTCGTTTATGACATGCAGGGCCTGGTCACCTACTTTAACCCGGCCTTCACACGGATTTTCGGATGGCCCCTGGAATCCTGCTTAGGTCATAAAATGGACCATTTCGTCCCCGAGGAGAACTGGGAGGAAACCCATCGCATGATTGCCATCATGATCGCCGGCGAGACCCTGTCCAGCGTTCCCACACGGCGCTACAACAAGAGCGGGCGCATCGTGGATGTCAGCATCAGCGGGGCCACCTTCCGCAATCGCCGGGGGGAACTGGAAGGCAGCGTCATTATCCTCAGGGACGTCACCAAATCTCAGCAACTTCAGCAGCAGGTGATGGACATCGGCGACCAGGTCCGCCGCCGCATCGGCCAGGACCTGCACGACGACCTGTGCCCGCATTTGATCGGAATTCATGGTTTGAACACCGTATTGGCCGAAAACCTGCGCGAAAGCGCCTCGCCGGATGTTGCCCTGGCCCAGAAGGTGGTCGATCTGATGGAATCGGCCACCGAAAAGGCGCGCACCCTTTCCCGGGGACTTTGCCCGGTTCATCTGGTTGCCCACGGGCTCAACGCCGCACTGGAGGATATCGCCCGGCAAACCGAAGCGGTCTTTGCCATTGACTGCCGGTTTGAAAGCGACGATCAGGTCGTGGTGGCGGACAATACGATTGCCACCCATCTTTACTACATCGCTCAGGAGGCCGTTCAAAATGCGGTCAAACACGCGGAAGCGGACCGCATCGAGATTCATCTGCGGGGTGAGGGCAACCGCATCCACCTGAAAATCGTCGACAACGGCAAAGGCTTGCCCGAAGAGATGAAATCGGGTGGAATCGGTTTGCAAATCATGCAGTACCGTGCCAAGATTATTCACGCGACATTTCGTATCGACAGCCATGTCGAAACGGGAACTGCTATTGACGTTTTTTTGAAAACAACGCCCTTTGTCAGCGATGGACTATAG
- a CDS encoding response regulator transcription factor yields the protein MTTERRKKILIVDDHPIFCLGMSELINKAEDLVVCGSEDTHKKAIRAIKELQPDLVIADISLKESSGIDLIQDIGSRFQGLPVLVVSMYDESLYAERALLAGARGYLMKQEAIPVAVEAIHQVLDGKLYASEKVKEKVFQRLMSPNAPVDTSPLDQLTGRELEVFRYIGEGMSTREIASRMKLSIKTIGTYRERIKEKLNLKHYTELVKVAVYWLQKTSK from the coding sequence ATGACAACCGAACGGCGAAAAAAAATTCTCATTGTCGACGATCACCCGATTTTTTGCCTGGGGATGAGCGAACTGATCAACAAGGCCGAGGACCTGGTGGTCTGCGGCAGCGAGGATACCCACAAGAAGGCGATCCGCGCCATTAAAGAGCTTCAACCCGACCTGGTCATTGCCGATATTTCCTTAAAGGAGAGCAGCGGCATCGATCTGATCCAGGACATCGGCAGCCGGTTCCAGGGTCTGCCCGTACTGGTGGTGTCCATGTATGACGAATCGCTTTATGCCGAGCGGGCGCTTCTGGCCGGCGCGCGGGGCTACCTGATGAAGCAGGAGGCCATTCCCGTTGCGGTGGAGGCCATTCACCAGGTGCTCGACGGCAAGCTTTACGCCAGCGAAAAGGTCAAGGAAAAGGTATTTCAACGCCTGATGTCTCCCAACGCCCCGGTCGACACCTCGCCCCTGGACCAGTTGACCGGCAGGGAGCTTGAAGTTTTTCGCTACATCGGCGAAGGCATGTCGACCCGCGAAATCGCCAGCCGCATGAAACTGAGCATCAAGACCATCGGCACCTACCGGGAACGCATCAAAGAAAAGCTCAACCTCAAGCATTACACCGAACTGGTCAAGGTTGCGGTGTATTGGCTGCAAAAAACGTCAAAATGA